The Yoonia sp. SS1-5 genome contains a region encoding:
- a CDS encoding TCR/Tet family MFS transporter, which translates to MNNRLPITFILISVVIDSMGIGLIMPVMPDLIQEVEGDGLGAAAVWGGVLATIFAAMQFLFGPTVGNLSDRYGRRPVLLISLVIMAFDYVLMAVAGTIWLLIIGRIIGGITAATQSTSAAYMADISAPEDKAANFGLIGAAFGVGFVLGPLLGGVLAEYGTRAPFWAAAFLAAANAIFGYFVLPETVTDRIRRPFEWRRANPLGAFTNIGKLPGLKRLMLITFVYTVAFFVYPGVWAYYGAERFDWSPGMIGLSLGIFGIGIAVVQGLLIKPILNRIGERKAVILGLSIDVVAFVLLGFVTNGWVALALTPLTALGSIAGPALQGIMSRTASDDQQGELQGTVTSINAVATIVAPLVVTQTFWYFTAPQNPFYMPGAPFLLSAVLTVFCIFVFIQTPRPTKPRVSVS; encoded by the coding sequence ATGAATAACCGTCTGCCCATTACCTTCATCCTGATCAGCGTTGTGATCGACAGCATGGGCATCGGACTGATCATGCCGGTCATGCCCGACCTGATCCAGGAGGTTGAAGGCGACGGGCTGGGCGCGGCCGCGGTGTGGGGGGGCGTGCTTGCCACCATATTTGCGGCCATGCAATTTCTGTTCGGACCAACCGTTGGCAACCTGTCAGATCGCTACGGGCGGCGGCCTGTCCTGCTGATCTCGCTTGTGATCATGGCGTTCGACTACGTGCTGATGGCTGTTGCGGGGACTATCTGGTTGTTGATCATAGGCCGGATCATCGGGGGTATCACCGCAGCGACGCAATCCACGTCCGCAGCCTATATGGCCGATATCTCGGCCCCCGAGGACAAGGCCGCGAATTTCGGCCTGATCGGGGCGGCATTTGGCGTGGGCTTTGTGCTGGGGCCACTTCTGGGCGGGGTCCTGGCGGAATACGGAACCCGCGCGCCGTTCTGGGCAGCAGCCTTTCTGGCAGCGGCCAACGCAATCTTTGGGTATTTTGTCCTGCCGGAAACCGTGACCGACCGGATCAGGCGCCCGTTCGAATGGCGGCGGGCCAATCCGTTGGGTGCATTTACCAATATCGGCAAGCTGCCGGGCCTCAAGCGGCTGATGCTGATCACCTTTGTCTATACGGTTGCCTTTTTCGTCTATCCGGGCGTCTGGGCTTATTACGGGGCCGAGCGGTTCGACTGGTCGCCTGGGATGATCGGGCTGTCGTTGGGCATTTTCGGGATCGGGATCGCGGTTGTCCAGGGACTGCTGATCAAACCGATCCTGAACCGGATCGGTGAACGCAAGGCCGTGATCCTTGGCCTGTCCATCGACGTTGTCGCCTTTGTGTTGCTTGGCTTCGTCACCAATGGCTGGGTCGCGCTGGCGCTGACGCCACTGACCGCGCTGGGATCAATCGCGGGACCCGCCCTGCAGGGGATCATGTCACGCACGGCCTCGGATGATCAGCAGGGCGAATTGCAAGGCACCGTCACCTCGATCAATGCCGTCGCCACGATTGTGGCACCATTGGTTGTCACCCAGACCTTCTGGTACTTCACCGCGCCGCAAAACCCGTTCTACATGCCCGGCGCACCATTTTTGTTATCTGCGGTGCTGACGGTCTTTTGCATCTTCGTCTTCATCCAGACCCCCAGACCGACAAAACCGCGCGTTTCGGTGTCGTAA
- a CDS encoding haloacid dehalogenase type II — protein MTTTTCVFDAYGTLFDVNAAAAQAAKEPAHTALADVWPGVARDWRLKQLQYTWLRAVAGQHCDFWQVTQDGLDWALAANGLDDDATRARLLELYWELAAYPEVPAMLKTLKNKGLATAILSNGSPAMLDGAVSSAGIGDVLDAVLSVEDVGVFKPHARVYDMVGQRFGCAHDEVLFVSSNGWDAAGAAGYGFQTVWVNRGGEPADRLYANPHHMLPDLTKIPEYC, from the coding sequence ATGACCACAACAACCTGCGTTTTCGACGCTTACGGCACCCTGTTTGATGTAAACGCCGCGGCCGCCCAGGCCGCGAAAGAGCCCGCACATACCGCCCTTGCTGATGTGTGGCCGGGTGTGGCCCGGGATTGGCGCCTGAAGCAGCTGCAATATACTTGGCTGCGCGCGGTTGCAGGGCAGCATTGCGACTTTTGGCAGGTCACGCAGGACGGCCTGGACTGGGCCCTGGCCGCCAATGGGCTGGACGACGATGCGACCCGGGCCAGATTGCTGGAACTCTACTGGGAACTTGCCGCCTACCCCGAAGTCCCCGCAATGCTGAAAACCCTGAAGAACAAGGGGCTGGCAACCGCGATCTTGTCCAACGGGTCACCAGCGATGCTGGACGGTGCTGTCAGCTCGGCCGGGATCGGGGATGTCTTGGATGCGGTTCTGTCGGTCGAGGATGTGGGCGTCTTCAAACCACATGCGCGGGTCTATGACATGGTTGGCCAACGGTTTGGCTGCGCACATGACGAGGTCCTGTTTGTATCGTCAAACGGGTGGGACGCGGCAGGTGCTGCCGGATACGGATTTCAGACCGTATGGGTCAACCGGGGCGGCGAACCGGCGGATCGGCTCTATGCAAACCCGCACCATATGTTGCCTGACCTGACAAAAATCCCGGAGTATTGCTGA
- a CDS encoding endonuclease/exonuclease/phosphatase family protein, which produces MTRFTIASFNVKNLIEPDQEYYRFEKYTPEEYAWKQSWLADQMLTMNADIVCFQEIFSEAALRNVIIETDELGHAANAEAIPDKSKRYSRKAIFRKLAYEDYAEASLAFAPNLFDGEPGRRRPGVAILSRFGFVGEPEIIQELPIPLTIPFSDLDGDDSGHYQIKRLSRPVLKVRVPMGGHVVTVFNCHLKSKLGELPKPKGAPFPPAADLVNYDPAERALGSLRSGLRRMAEAWVLRQAILAEIRQGNPVLVTGDFNDSENAVSSEIITGEAPFRNYAWLRRHDAETARDRYSDADNDIIQEAIGSVKLYSAEKLFVRKSLRDMVFTSAFGGVFESIDQVLMSRHFHPDYPGKIGEMEYFRVLNDHLTDGSHPDAPYNKLSSDHGQIMAHIALDEKIG; this is translated from the coding sequence ATGACCCGTTTCACGATTGCCAGCTTCAACGTCAAAAACCTGATCGAACCCGATCAGGAATACTACAGGTTCGAAAAATACACGCCCGAGGAATATGCGTGGAAACAAAGCTGGCTGGCCGATCAGATGCTGACGATGAACGCAGATATCGTCTGCTTTCAGGAGATTTTCAGCGAAGCCGCCCTGCGCAACGTCATCATCGAAACCGATGAACTGGGCCATGCCGCCAATGCCGAGGCCATTCCGGACAAATCCAAACGCTACTCTCGCAAAGCGATTTTCCGCAAACTTGCCTACGAGGATTACGCCGAGGCGAGCCTCGCCTTTGCGCCGAACCTCTTTGACGGCGAACCGGGGCGCAGACGGCCCGGTGTCGCCATCCTGTCCCGCTTTGGGTTTGTGGGCGAACCCGAGATCATTCAGGAACTTCCGATCCCGCTGACTATCCCCTTCAGCGATCTTGATGGCGACGATAGCGGACATTATCAGATCAAACGGCTCAGCAGGCCGGTGCTGAAAGTCAGGGTGCCAATGGGTGGCCATGTGGTGACCGTGTTCAACTGTCATCTGAAATCCAAACTGGGCGAATTGCCCAAACCCAAGGGGGCGCCCTTCCCGCCTGCGGCTGACCTCGTGAACTATGATCCGGCTGAACGCGCGCTTGGCTCATTGCGGTCCGGTTTGCGCCGCATGGCCGAAGCATGGGTGCTGCGGCAGGCCATTCTTGCAGAAATTCGTCAGGGAAACCCGGTATTGGTCACGGGCGATTTCAACGATAGCGAAAATGCGGTGTCGTCCGAAATCATCACCGGCGAGGCACCGTTCCGCAACTACGCCTGGTTACGCCGGCATGATGCCGAAACGGCCCGAGATCGTTATTCGGACGCGGATAATGACATCATTCAAGAGGCGATCGGATCGGTCAAACTGTATTCCGCCGAGAAGCTTTTTGTGCGTAAGTCATTGCGAGACATGGTTTTTACCTCCGCCTTCGGCGGCGTGTTCGAAAGTATCGACCAGGTTTTGATGTCACGTCATTTCCATCCGGACTATCCCGGCAAGATCGGCGAAATGGAATATTTCCGCGTCTTGAACGACCATCTGACGGATGGTTCACACCCCGACGCACCCTATAACAAGCTGTCCTCGGATCACGGACAGATCATGGCGCATATCGCTTTGGATGAAAAAATAGGCTAA
- a CDS encoding SRPBCC family protein — protein MQLDPQTDLTFTRVIDAAPDKLWACWTTPAHIKHFFIPKPHRIEACEIDLRVGGRFNTTFNVDGNVMANQGVYLDIVPNQRLVFTDGYSEGWKPAAEPFLTAIITFADDGNGGTTYTATARHRSAEARQSHEDMGFFAGWGVVADQLAEYAKSL, from the coding sequence ATGCAGCTTGATCCACAAACCGATCTGACATTCACCCGTGTTATCGACGCCGCACCTGACAAGTTATGGGCCTGCTGGACGACACCGGCACATATCAAGCATTTCTTCATTCCGAAACCACATCGGATTGAGGCCTGCGAGATTGATTTGCGCGTGGGCGGGCGTTTCAACACCACCTTCAACGTGGATGGCAATGTCATGGCCAATCAAGGGGTTTATCTGGATATCGTTCCGAACCAACGCCTCGTTTTCACCGATGGCTACAGCGAAGGCTGGAAGCCCGCGGCAGAGCCGTTTCTGACCGCTATCATCACATTTGCGGATGATGGAAATGGCGGCACGACTTACACAGCCACAGCGCGGCACCGGTCGGCAGAGGCGCGGCAGTCGCATGAAGATATGGGGTTTTTTGCGGGTTGGGGGGTCGTCGCAGATCAACTTGCCGAATATGCGAAATCTCTCTGA
- a CDS encoding alpha/beta hydrolase gives MPQFQSADGLSLYYTDQGEGLPVIALAGLTRNGADFDHVAPHLPVRLIRPDYRGRGQSDWADPDTYTIPTEATDVLTLMDHLGLQKAAILGTSRGGLIAMVLAATAKDRLLGVALNDIGPVIAETGLAVIKNYIGKNPPQKTYIEAAEARAKQWIQFQDVPMERWLAEVKAHYRETPDGLVIRYDPKLRDAVLAAGAQPAPDLWPLYTALEGLPLALIRGENSDLLRKDTADEMARRNPALIRAEVPGRGHVPFLDEPAALAALTTWLEMMA, from the coding sequence ATGCCGCAATTTCAAAGCGCCGATGGCTTGTCGCTTTATTATACGGACCAAGGTGAAGGACTGCCCGTGATCGCGCTGGCGGGCCTGACCCGGAATGGCGCAGATTTTGACCACGTCGCCCCGCATCTGCCAGTGCGGCTGATCCGGCCGGATTATCGCGGACGGGGGCAATCGGACTGGGCCGATCCCGACACCTACACTATTCCCACGGAAGCAACCGACGTACTGACCCTGATGGATCATCTTGGACTGCAAAAGGCGGCCATTCTTGGCACCTCGCGCGGCGGGCTGATCGCGATGGTCCTTGCTGCAACGGCGAAGGATCGGCTGCTGGGCGTCGCGCTCAACGATATTGGCCCGGTGATTGCGGAAACCGGGCTGGCAGTCATCAAGAACTACATCGGCAAGAACCCACCCCAAAAGACCTATATCGAGGCCGCCGAGGCCCGCGCAAAACAGTGGATCCAGTTTCAGGACGTCCCCATGGAGCGCTGGCTGGCCGAGGTCAAGGCGCATTACCGCGAAACGCCGGACGGGCTGGTGATCCGTTATGATCCCAAATTGCGGGACGCTGTCCTTGCCGCAGGCGCGCAGCCCGCGCCTGATCTTTGGCCGCTTTATACAGCACTTGAAGGGTTGCCGCTTGCACTGATCCGGGGCGAAAACTCTGACCTGCTGCGCAAAGACACCGCCGATGAGATGGCCCGGCGCAACCCGGCGCTGATCCGGGCCGAGGTGCCCGGGCGCGGCCATGTTCCTTTCCTCGACGAACCTGCGGCGCTGGCCGCCCTGACAACATGGCTGGAGATGATGGCATGA
- a CDS encoding peptidylprolyl isomerase → MVQAKAGDTVRINYTGTLNNGDVFDSSDGREPLAFVVGSGQIIPGLDAAIPGMAVGDKKTVDVPFAQAYGPLNADARQAIPRGEIPDNIPLDPGTQLQMQTPQGQVVQVTVVEATDEEVVLDANHPLAGKDLTFAIEIVGIDPT, encoded by the coding sequence ATGGTTCAGGCCAAGGCAGGCGACACTGTTCGCATCAACTACACCGGCACGCTAAATAATGGCGATGTTTTTGACAGCTCGGACGGGCGCGAGCCTTTGGCATTTGTCGTGGGGTCCGGGCAGATCATCCCCGGTCTTGATGCGGCGATCCCCGGCATGGCCGTGGGCGATAAGAAGACCGTGGATGTTCCCTTTGCGCAAGCCTACGGTCCCTTGAATGCAGATGCCCGTCAGGCGATCCCGCGCGGGGAAATTCCCGACAATATTCCGCTGGATCCGGGCACGCAGCTGCAGATGCAGACGCCGCAAGGCCAGGTCGTGCAGGTCACTGTGGTTGAGGCAACGGATGAAGAGGTCGTGCTGGACGCAAATCATCCGCTCGCAGGCAAAGACCTGACATTTGCCATCGAGATCGTGGGCATAGACCCGACCTGA
- a CDS encoding tetratricopeptide repeat protein, whose protein sequence is MQDAIIKTVANRVGFRIERPVPGADSDKVTALHLYLQGLAAVRADFNEDVAEYNLRLNLEAIEVDPDAPYGYIGVGHAHRVAAVFGWMGLDPDAALKTAIEMANKALELAPEEPEVHYLLGRVHQELGNQEGAMAAYDKAIALNPSNTQYLSGSTVPMLYTGRTQEAIDRLNAAKGIDPFHGDGVYWQMGWALWEIGDCEGARDAMLSMHAQRRAAKRMVAEIYACLGEVDKAQDAYQLFYSEAKEPTIAEQRAEWEGVWTASGSLDRWLDHMRIAGMKD, encoded by the coding sequence GTGCAGGACGCGATCATCAAGACAGTCGCCAATCGCGTCGGTTTTCGTATCGAACGCCCGGTTCCGGGTGCCGATTCCGACAAAGTAACGGCGCTACATCTTTATCTGCAGGGGCTGGCGGCTGTTCGGGCCGACTTCAATGAAGACGTGGCCGAGTATAACTTAAGACTGAACCTTGAAGCCATCGAAGTCGATCCGGATGCGCCATATGGCTACATCGGCGTCGGCCACGCGCATAGGGTGGCAGCGGTGTTTGGTTGGATGGGTCTTGATCCGGACGCAGCACTGAAAACAGCGATAGAGATGGCAAACAAAGCGCTCGAGCTGGCGCCAGAAGAACCAGAGGTTCACTATCTTCTGGGCCGCGTCCATCAGGAACTGGGAAATCAGGAAGGGGCCATGGCGGCCTATGACAAGGCCATCGCTCTAAATCCGAGCAACACGCAGTACCTTTCGGGCAGCACGGTTCCGATGCTGTATACCGGAAGGACACAGGAGGCCATCGATCGTCTGAACGCGGCAAAAGGAATCGATCCGTTTCACGGAGACGGCGTGTATTGGCAGATGGGCTGGGCGCTGTGGGAAATTGGCGATTGCGAAGGGGCCCGAGATGCTATGCTAAGCATGCACGCGCAAAGACGCGCCGCCAAGCGGATGGTGGCGGAAATTTATGCATGCCTTGGCGAGGTCGACAAAGCGCAAGATGCTTACCAATTATTCTATTCAGAAGCCAAGGAGCCTACCATTGCAGAACAAAGAGCAGAATGGGAGGGCGTCTGGACCGCGTCCGGCAGCCTAGACCGCTGGCTAGACCACATGCGCATTGCCGGGATGAAGGACTAA
- a CDS encoding alcohol dehydrogenase catalytic domain-containing protein: MPQIKAAVCHEFGAPLRIETVTLAAPQMGEIEVTLKACAICHSDISYADGAWGGQLPAIYGHEAAGHVTAVGDGVRGLTIGDRVVVTLIRACGACPSCAGGKPVICETDSSTAPLTTNDGTEIVQAMHTGGFAERVLVDQSQVVKLPGGVGMEAASLLACGVITGVGAVVNAAQLRAGQDVVVIGAGGVGLNAIQGARIAGARRIVAVDMSQEKLDIAREFGATDGVLATEAKPWRIAKKALGRGADAVLVTVGAIPAYDTAPQYLANGGKVIMIGMPHSGAQSSYEPVMLAATGQGMVGSKMGDVVIARDIPWMVDLYLQGRLKLDELISGRWSLAQINEAIADTKTGSAKRNIIVFD; the protein is encoded by the coding sequence ATGCCACAAATCAAAGCCGCCGTTTGCCATGAATTTGGCGCCCCGCTCAGGATTGAGACAGTCACACTCGCAGCACCCCAAATGGGTGAAATCGAGGTCACCCTGAAGGCCTGCGCGATCTGCCATTCGGACATTTCTTATGCGGACGGCGCGTGGGGTGGCCAGCTGCCCGCAATATACGGGCATGAGGCGGCTGGACATGTCACGGCAGTTGGCGACGGGGTCCGCGGCCTGACCATCGGCGACCGGGTGGTTGTCACATTGATCCGGGCCTGCGGGGCCTGCCCCTCCTGCGCGGGCGGCAAACCGGTCATCTGCGAGACCGACAGCAGCACGGCCCCCCTGACCACAAACGACGGCACGGAAATTGTGCAGGCCATGCATACGGGCGGCTTCGCCGAACGGGTCCTGGTTGATCAAAGCCAGGTTGTGAAGCTGCCGGGTGGGGTCGGGATGGAAGCCGCCTCGCTACTGGCTTGCGGGGTGATCACGGGCGTCGGTGCTGTTGTGAATGCAGCCCAGTTGCGGGCCGGCCAGGATGTTGTGGTGATCGGTGCGGGCGGGGTTGGCCTGAATGCGATCCAGGGGGCACGGATCGCTGGCGCCCGGCGGATCGTGGCCGTTGATATGTCGCAAGAGAAACTGGACATCGCCCGTGAATTCGGGGCGACAGACGGCGTACTGGCCACCGAGGCCAAGCCGTGGCGGATTGCCAAAAAGGCGCTGGGGCGCGGTGCGGATGCCGTGCTGGTGACCGTCGGGGCGATCCCGGCCTATGACACCGCCCCGCAATATCTTGCCAATGGGGGCAAGGTCATCATGATCGGCATGCCCCATTCGGGCGCGCAATCCAGCTACGAACCGGTGATGCTGGCCGCAACCGGGCAAGGGATGGTTGGGTCCAAGATGGGCGATGTGGTCATTGCCCGTGACATCCCGTGGATGGTCGATCTTTACCTGCAAGGACGTCTGAAACTGGACGAGCTGATCTCAGGGCGCTGGTCACTTGCGCAAATCAACGAGGCGATTGCCGACACCAAAACCGGCAGTGCCAAACGCAACATTATTGTCTTTGACTGA
- a CDS encoding enoyl-ACP reductase, translated as MTISMQGKRGLIMGVANERSIAWGIAKAMADAGAELAFSYQGEAFGKRLEPLATSVGSDIMVDVDVTDDTSMDAAFETLKDRWGTLDFVVHAIAFSDKTELTGRFINTSRDNFKNSLAISCYSFIDVANRASKLMPDGGTLLTLTYQGSNRVTPFYNVMGVAKAALESTTRYLANDLGPQGIRVNAISPGPMKTLAGAAIGGARKTYKHTDMNAPLRANATLEAVGGTAVYLASDAGACTTGEIIRVDGGFHVLGMPQPDHLV; from the coding sequence ATGACGATTTCAATGCAGGGAAAACGCGGTCTGATCATGGGCGTTGCCAATGAACGCTCGATCGCGTGGGGTATTGCCAAGGCGATGGCCGATGCAGGCGCAGAGCTTGCCTTTAGCTATCAGGGCGAGGCGTTTGGCAAGCGGCTGGAACCGCTGGCCACATCCGTTGGGTCCGACATCATGGTTGATGTCGATGTGACCGATGACACAAGCATGGACGCGGCATTTGAAACCCTCAAGGATCGGTGGGGTACGCTGGATTTTGTGGTGCATGCCATCGCGTTTTCGGACAAGACCGAACTGACAGGTCGGTTCATCAATACCAGCCGGGACAATTTCAAGAACTCACTGGCGATCTCGTGTTATTCCTTCATTGATGTGGCCAACCGGGCGTCAAAGCTGATGCCGGACGGGGGGACATTGCTGACCCTGACCTATCAGGGGTCAAACCGGGTCACACCGTTCTACAACGTCATGGGGGTTGCAAAGGCCGCACTGGAAAGCACGACGCGCTATCTGGCAAATGATCTTGGGCCGCAGGGTATTCGTGTAAACGCGATCAGCCCCGGCCCGATGAAAACCCTTGCCGGGGCCGCCATTGGTGGTGCGCGCAAGACCTACAAACACACCGACATGAACGCCCCCCTGCGGGCCAATGCAACGTTGGAGGCCGTCGGTGGCACGGCGGTTTATCTGGCGTCGGATGCAGGGGCCTGCACCACGGGCGAGATTATTCGTGTCGATGGTGGTTTCCACGTTCTGGGCATGCCGCAGCCGGACCATCTGGTCTAG
- a CDS encoding threonine/serine dehydratase, with the protein MNIDMIRAAAKRLDGHARRTPILTSPFLDEIAGRRVFVKAECLQHTGSFKFRGGWSAVSALGENARKAGVIAFSSGNHAQGVALAARAHHAPAVIVMPADAPAIKIDNTRALGAEVVLYDRATEDRNEIGARLAKDRGLVLIKPFDEPLVIAGQGTCGLEIAADMTAQGVTDADVVVCCGGGGLTSGIALALAADAPGLRARPAEPEGFDDVTRSLVSGRIERNAKVAGSICDAIITPAPGTLTFPIMQDHCGPGIVVSEDECLRATGLAFERLKIVLEPGGAAALAAALFHPDEFSQDAVVAVATGGNVDPDIFSRALDTLS; encoded by the coding sequence ATGAATATCGACATGATCCGGGCCGCGGCAAAACGATTGGACGGACACGCAAGGCGGACGCCAATTCTGACCTCGCCGTTTCTGGATGAGATTGCCGGACGCCGGGTGTTCGTGAAGGCCGAATGCCTGCAGCACACAGGCTCGTTCAAGTTCCGGGGCGGGTGGTCTGCTGTATCCGCCCTGGGGGAAAACGCCCGCAAGGCCGGCGTGATCGCATTTTCCAGTGGCAACCACGCACAGGGGGTGGCGCTGGCTGCGCGCGCGCATCATGCGCCAGCGGTGATCGTAATGCCTGCTGACGCACCAGCGATCAAAATCGACAATACGCGCGCCCTTGGCGCCGAGGTTGTCCTCTATGACCGGGCGACCGAGGATCGCAACGAGATCGGGGCGCGGCTGGCCAAGGACCGCGGGCTGGTCCTGATCAAACCGTTTGACGAACCGCTGGTGATCGCCGGTCAGGGTACATGCGGGCTGGAAATCGCGGCTGACATGACGGCGCAAGGGGTGACGGATGCGGATGTTGTGGTCTGCTGCGGCGGCGGCGGACTGACATCGGGGATTGCCTTGGCTTTGGCGGCAGACGCACCGGGACTGCGGGCGCGACCGGCGGAACCCGAGGGGTTTGACGATGTCACCCGGTCGCTGGTCAGCGGCAGGATCGAACGCAATGCCAAGGTCGCGGGATCAATCTGTGATGCGATCATCACCCCCGCCCCCGGGACGCTGACCTTTCCGATCATGCAGGACCATTGCGGACCGGGCATCGTCGTCAGCGAAGATGAATGCCTGCGCGCGACCGGGCTGGCCTTTGAGCGGCTCAAGATCGTTCTGGAACCGGGGGGCGCAGCGGCGCTGGCCGCGGCCTTGTTTCATCCCGATGAATTCTCGCAGGATGCGGTTGTCGCCGTTGCCACAGGCGGTAACGTAGATCCCGATATCTTTTCACGCGCATTGGATACATTGTCATGA
- a CDS encoding transcriptional regulator produces the protein MDEIDTKSDEIIHLGDFWASLKTKELQSGNGEIVPLRSQSTGGLALLAATPGQLVAKETLIEIVWADTFVTDDSLVQCIGDIRKALGDTDRKIVETVPKKGYRLNAPNGGVARRGSLAVVLGWLAVAIVFVVVA, from the coding sequence GTGGACGAAATCGACACGAAATCTGACGAAATCATTCATCTTGGCGATTTTTGGGCTTCACTAAAAACCAAGGAATTACAGTCGGGTAACGGGGAAATTGTCCCCCTGCGCAGCCAAAGCACGGGGGGTTTGGCGCTGTTGGCCGCGACACCTGGCCAGTTGGTTGCGAAGGAAACGCTGATCGAAATAGTCTGGGCCGATACCTTTGTCACCGACGACAGCCTCGTTCAATGCATCGGCGATATCCGCAAGGCGCTGGGGGATACAGACCGGAAAATCGTCGAGACGGTGCCCAAAAAAGGCTATCGGCTGAATGCGCCGAACGGCGGGGTGGCTAGGCGCGGATCGCTGGCCGTGGTACTGGGCTGGCTTGCGGTGGCCATCGTGTTTGTGGTCGTGGCCTGA
- the pcaD gene encoding 3-oxoadipate enol-lactonase, with amino-acid sequence MRVERDGIGLNVKVEGPENGPAVVFANSLGTNLQLWDDVVARMPPALRLVRYDLRGHGGSDVPEPPYSMGQLVSDAEAICDACNIRDCVFVGLSVGGLIAQGLAVKRPDIIRALVLSNTAAKIGHPLFWQSRIAMLEKEGMRGAADQIMHRWFGRDFYGTPAMSQWLEMLMTAPLKGYIGVCTAISGTDFFTPTSGLRVPTLGVAGSEDGTTPPDLVRETVDLIPGSQFALIRRVGHLPPAEDPQAFAELLNQFLQDIGHLLPLAK; translated from the coding sequence ATGCGTGTTGAACGCGACGGCATCGGTTTGAACGTGAAAGTCGAGGGGCCGGAAAACGGCCCGGCTGTGGTCTTCGCAAATTCGCTGGGAACCAATCTGCAGCTTTGGGACGATGTTGTAGCCCGGATGCCCCCTGCCCTGCGGCTGGTCCGGTATGATCTGCGCGGGCACGGCGGCTCGGACGTGCCAGAGCCGCCTTACAGCATGGGCCAACTGGTCAGCGATGCAGAGGCGATCTGCGACGCGTGCAACATTCGTGATTGCGTGTTTGTCGGCCTGTCGGTTGGTGGCCTGATCGCGCAGGGTCTCGCGGTTAAGCGGCCTGATATCATCCGCGCGCTGGTGCTGTCGAATACGGCCGCGAAAATCGGACATCCCCTATTCTGGCAAAGCCGTATCGCCATGCTGGAAAAAGAAGGGATGCGCGGGGCGGCCGATCAGATCATGCACCGTTGGTTCGGGCGGGATTTCTATGGCACACCTGCAATGTCGCAATGGCTGGAAATGCTGATGACCGCCCCCTTGAAAGGATATATCGGCGTTTGCACCGCAATTTCCGGCACCGATTTCTTCACCCCCACCAGCGGGTTGCGCGTGCCGACATTGGGCGTCGCAGGATCCGAGGACGGGACAACCCCGCCGGATCTGGTGCGCGAAACCGTCGATCTGATCCCCGGATCGCAATTTGCGCTGATCCGCCGGGTGGGGCATCTGCCACCTGCCGAAGACCCGCAGGCCTTTGCCGAATTGCTCAATCAATTTCTGCAGGATATCGGGCATCTGCTGCCTCTTGCAAAGTAA